A stretch of Anaerolineae bacterium DNA encodes these proteins:
- the cpaB gene encoding Flp pilus assembly protein CpaB produces MASRRRGWVWLLVGLVFALLAAFVAMAVVELRVQQSTTAAAPSEQRQATQAEAVAPVVVALAHITTTRAIEEAQVSLQEWPADIIPEGAATSIDDVVGKIAMGDIYPGEVVMSMRLADPDVTTANVAFTMARDKVIFALPPDDLMSNINLLQPGDLVDILFTLKPEQEVKATPGAPTEEGRPEALGDPMFTTDVIQGQKITAIVVRMPETTAQRTAEGAAVQPTAVPQPRAILLAMAPQDALILKYFRDAGGVMDIVLRHRTNEELIEVEPVNYDYVKDKYGLPVQELLPVR; encoded by the coding sequence ATGGCATCCAGACGTCGCGGATGGGTGTGGTTGCTGGTGGGGCTGGTGTTCGCGCTGCTGGCCGCCTTCGTGGCCATGGCGGTGGTGGAGCTGCGGGTGCAGCAGAGCACCACGGCGGCGGCGCCGTCCGAGCAGCGCCAGGCGACCCAGGCCGAGGCAGTGGCCCCCGTGGTGGTGGCCTTGGCCCACATCACCACCACCCGGGCCATAGAGGAGGCCCAGGTCAGCTTGCAGGAGTGGCCCGCCGACATCATCCCCGAGGGCGCCGCCACCTCCATTGACGACGTGGTGGGCAAGATCGCCATGGGCGACATCTACCCGGGCGAGGTGGTCATGTCCATGCGTCTGGCCGACCCCGACGTCACCACGGCCAACGTGGCCTTCACCATGGCCCGGGACAAGGTGATCTTCGCCCTGCCCCCGGACGACCTGATGAGCAATATCAACCTGCTCCAGCCGGGCGACCTGGTGGACATCCTGTTCACCCTCAAGCCGGAGCAGGAGGTCAAGGCCACCCCGGGGGCCCCGACGGAGGAGGGCCGACCGGAGGCGCTGGGCGACCCCATGTTCACCACGGACGTGATCCAGGGGCAGAAGATCACCGCCATCGTGGTGCGCATGCCGGAGACGACGGCGCAGCGGACGGCGGAGGGGGCGGCGGTGCAGCCGACGGCGGTGCCCCAGCCGCGGGCCATCCTGCTGGCGATGGCTCCCCAGGACGCTCTGATCCTCAAGTACTTCCGCGATGCGGGCGGGGTGATGGACATCGTCCTGCGGCATCGCACCAACGAGGAGCTCATCGAGGTCGAGCCGGTCAACTACGACTACGTCAAAGACAAGTACGGGCTCCCGGTGCAGGAACTGCTGCCGGTGCGGTAG